The following proteins are co-located in the Callithrix jacchus isolate 240 chromosome 10, calJac240_pri, whole genome shotgun sequence genome:
- the C10H11orf52 gene encoding uncharacterized protein C11orf52 homolog: MGNRVCCGGSWSCPSTSQKKKKRGSQARRTPKSQPQQLPQSSPKDRETTGHTSERVLQQQGSQQRSPGLMSEDSNLHYADIQVCSRPQPHSGREVKHVHLEHVTEYAILRFPQATPRYDSKNGTLV; encoded by the exons ATGGGAAACCGGGTCTGCTGCGGGGGAAGCTG GAGCTGCCCATCAACTtcccagaagaaaaagaagagag GAAGCCAAGCAAGACGGACACCGAAGTCGCAGCCGCAACAGCTGCCGCAGAGCAGCCCAAAG GACCGAGAAACAACAGGACATACGTCTGAGCGGGTGTTACAGCAGCAAGGGTCTCAACAGAGGAGTCCAGGCCTCATGTCAGAAGACAGCAACTTACATTATGCTGACATTCAAGTGTGCAGCCGTCCCCAGCCACACTCTGGCCGGGAAGTGAAACACGTGCATTTAGAACACGTTACAGAGTATGCGATCCTTCGCTTCCCCCAGGCCACACCTCGCTATGACAGCAAGAACGGGACCCTGGTGTGA
- the HSPB2 gene encoding heat shock protein beta-2 translates to MSGRSVPHAHPATAEYEFANPSRLGEQRFGEGLLPEEILTPTLYHGYYVRPRAAPAGEGSRAGASELRLSEGKFQAFLDVSHFTPDEVTVRTVDNLLEVSARHPQRLDRHGFVSREFCRTYVLPADVDPWRVRAALSHDGILNLEAPRGGRHLDTEVNEVYISLLPAPPDPEEEEEAAIVEP, encoded by the exons ATGTCGGGCCGCTCAGTGCCACATGCCCACCCAGCCACCGCCGAGTACGAATTTGCCAACCCGAGTCGCCTGGGTGAGCAGCGCTTTGGAGAAG GCCTCCTGCCGGAAGAGATCCTGACCCCCACACTCTACCATGGCTACTATGTCCGGCCTCGCGCTGCCCCAGCTGGGGAGGGTAGCAGGGCAGGGGCCTCCGAGCTTAGGCTCAGTGAGGGCAAGTTCCAGGCATTTCTGGATGTGAGCCACTTTACCCCAGACGAGGTAACTGTGAGGACTGTAGATAACCTGCTGGAGGTGTCTGCCCGGCACCCCCAGCGCTTGGACCGCCACGGCTTCGTGTCCCGAGAGTTCTGCCGCACCTATGTCCTGCCTGCTGACGTAGACCCCTGGCGGGTCCGAGCTGCTCTCTCCCATGATGGCATCTTAAACCTGGAAGCGCCTCGGGGTGGCCGACATTTGGACACAGAGGTCAACGAGGTCTACATCTCCCTGCTCCCTGCGCCTCCTGatccagaggaagaggaggaggcagccaTAGTTGAGCCCTGA
- the CRYAB gene encoding alpha-crystallin B chain isoform X2, translating to MNYLDRKQLCRMMRLEKDRFSVNLDVKHFSPEELKVKVLGDVIEVHGKHEERQDEHGFISREFHRKYRVPADVDPLAITSSLSSDGVLTVNGPRKQVSGPERTIPITREEKPAVTAAPKK from the exons ATGAATTACCTGGACAGAAAGCAACTCTGCAGAATG ATGCGCCTGGAGAAGGACAGGTTCTCTGTCAACCTGGATGTGAAGCACTTCTCCCCAGAGGAACTCAAAGTTAAGGTGCTGGGAGATGTGATTGAGGTGCATGGCAAACATGAAGAGCGCCAG GATGAACATGGTTTCATCTCCAGGGAGTTCCACAGGAAATATCGGGTCCCAGCTGATGTGGACCCTCTTGCCATTACTTCATCCCTGTCATCTGATGGGGTCCTCACTGTGAATGGACCAAGGAAACAGGTCTCTGGCCCAGAGCGCACCATTCCCATCACCCGTGAAGAGAAGCCTGCTGTCACTGCAGCTCCCAAGAAATAG
- the CRYAB gene encoding alpha-crystallin B chain isoform X1, whose amino-acid sequence MDIAIHHPWIRRPFFPFHSPSRLFDQFFGEHLLESDLFPTSTSLSPFYLRPPSFLRAPSWFDTGLSEMRLEKDRFSVNLDVKHFSPEELKVKVLGDVIEVHGKHEERQDEHGFISREFHRKYRVPADVDPLAITSSLSSDGVLTVNGPRKQVSGPERTIPITREEKPAVTAAPKK is encoded by the exons ATGGACATCGCCATCCACCACCCCTGGATCCGCcgccccttctttcctttccactcCCCCAGCCGCCTCTTTGACCAGTTCTTCGGAGAGCACCTGTTGGAGTCTGATCTTTTCCCAACATCTACTTCCCTGAGCCCCTTCTACCTTCGGCCACCCTCTTTCCTGCGGGCACCAAGCTGGTTTGACACTGGACTCTCAGAG ATGCGCCTGGAGAAGGACAGGTTCTCTGTCAACCTGGATGTGAAGCACTTCTCCCCAGAGGAACTCAAAGTTAAGGTGCTGGGAGATGTGATTGAGGTGCATGGCAAACATGAAGAGCGCCAG GATGAACATGGTTTCATCTCCAGGGAGTTCCACAGGAAATATCGGGTCCCAGCTGATGTGGACCCTCTTGCCATTACTTCATCCCTGTCATCTGATGGGGTCCTCACTGTGAATGGACCAAGGAAACAGGTCTCTGGCCCAGAGCGCACCATTCCCATCACCCGTGAAGAGAAGCCTGCTGTCACTGCAGCTCCCAAGAAATAG